The region ggcaATGGATCTCACTTGTAAAGACTTTCAGATGTGACaatgaatttattctttaaaaccctaaaagtgggctggggatatagctcagttggcagagtgcttacctcacatgcacaagacgctaggatccatccccagcaccacaaacaattaaaaaataaataaaataaaagtctaaaagTATTCACCATAAAAGACTGaacttgtttttgtaaataagtaTTGACCCATAGGCTTGAAAcaaaattactaataaaataacaagggaataagttaaaaatgtgaaatgaCAGAATGGAACAAATTATTTACAAATCATATATGTGATATGGGTTTCAtgctagaatatataaagaacaaatacaaatctGAAACCAAAGCATAGCCTAAGTTTAAAAGAGGCCAAGGAGCCACGTATTGGGCATCCGTAATCTCAGGAGTCAGACACAAGattcacaagtttgaagccagcctgggcaattgtctcaaaagaaaaataaataaatacatgtaaagggttgggggtgtagctcagaggtacagtgccCCTCAAAACAATCCCCGGTAGTAAAAAAGAAGGGGGACAGCAAAGGGCTTGGATAGATGTTCCagtggccaataagcacatgtgtggggcactaggGGAAAGATGCTCAGTGTCATTAGTCACTatagaaacaaatcaaaataacaatgacatcTGACAAAATCACAATGACTCCACACCTTCCTACATTAGCCCAGGGACTCTGAAGCGCTGTGGAGAACCCTTGGGCACTTCCTGCCAGAGCCAGGCAGAAGCACATCTTCCCAGCACTCCCACGGCTGGGCACGTGCCCACAGGATGGGAAACAGGGACTCCAATAGCTCCCCCAGGCTAAGGCTCGCCACACCATTCTTCACAACAGGCAGGTGTGGAAACAACCCCgtgtccatcaacagaggaaTTCATAAATAAACATGGCTCACAAATATGTTGGATTATTAAttatccatgaaaaataaagttCTGATGCACTTTACAATCTAGGTAAACCTGAAAACATGACTAAACAAGAAGCAAAATGGTATGTGgttgtataatttcatttatatgaaatatctggaataggcaaattcatagagacaggaaATAGATTCAGGGTTACCTGAGGCTAGGGGTTCCTGAGAATTGATTGCTTATTGGTTAGGGTTTTAGTGCAGGTAATGAAAAAATCCTGGAAATAGTAGTAGTTGTTATATATTTGAATGGAATTGTGGCATGTATTTGCACATTTAAAAGGGTTAATATAGtacatttttgttataaatatttccCAACAAAAAGTCTTCaggaggggctgtggatgtggctcaagtggtagtgcgctcgcctggcatgcgtgcagaccgggttcgatcctcagcaccacatacaaacaaagatgttgtgtccaccgaaaactaaaaaataaatataaaaaaaaattttttttaaaaagtcttcaggAAAGATGTATAAAATACACTcattctgctcttttttttttggtgtgtgtgtgtgtgtgtgtgtgtgtgtgtgtgtgtgtgtgtgtgagagagagagagagagagagagagagagagagagagaggtatcaGGACTAGGGATTGgccccaggggcactctaccactggactttcattttttattttgagacaaggtctcactaagttgcccagggtggcctcaaactagcgatcctcctgcctctgcctcctgaacaTCTGGGATGAGAGGCTGTGTCATGCATTTGGCCAAATAATCTTCAAAATACTCACATGAAAACCCCACAGGCCCTTTGGGCTAAgatccaaagatttttttttttttaagagagagtgagagacagagggggacagagagagaattttaacatttatttattttttcttagttctcgggggacacaacatctttgttggtacgtggtgctgctgaggatcgaacacatgctagagccacatccccagccctaagatccaaagatttaaagacaaaaaacaaaccagCCAACTTCAGACCCAGCTCACAAAGCCAGTGCTTACACCCTAAAGCCTCAAGAGACACTTCCTGAGGCCCTTCCTTTGAAGGCTCAGGAACAGATGGCCCCTCCTGAGGCTGCCCTTCCCCTGGTGCACAGTTCTCCCTACTCTGGAGCAGGAGTCCCCAGGACAGCTCCCGTCCTCTCACTAGACTCACCCTGTGTTGGACAGGAAAGCTGGGGACCCTCAGTGAACAGGACCCACCCTGCAGCCTATAGGTCAGAGCTACCTGTGCCCAGGGTCAGGGCCCGCTCTCACCATTTGGACCCTGGGCAGCTATCCCTGCTACAGTCCCCGACACTGGCCACAGGTCTCCTCATGACCTCCAGGGGGCGACATGGGACTCACAGCCAACACTTGGCAAATTGATTCTGACACTTGGACCAGGCTTTGGCTCTGGAAGTGGAAATGTGGCCTGATTTCCATCCCCAAAAGACTGCAGGGTGCCTCCCACGAACCTCCTCGGCTCTCAGCCCCCACTCCTTCCTGGGCCTGTGAGGACCCTGAGCTGCCAGAGGTCTCTGAGGAAGCCCTTACCTCCTGGCATCACCCATAGAAAAAGGCAGTGACCACAGGAGAATCACTAGGTAGAGGACACAGGCCACCCAAGGAAGGCATGGGCAGGCCTGAGTCACAGCTCTGCCAAAAAAATGGAGAGGGAGGGTCTCCTTAAAATCACTCCCGGAGGACCACAGAGCCTACAGTCACCTACGTGCACTACCACAGTCCTCCCCTCCCAGAACAGAAAGCTTATGAAGTCCTGAGATAGCCACTCAGCATCAACACCTGGTCAACACCTGGTCAGTGCCCCTTCAGCCCACAGGTGGCTGGGAGCCCCTAGGCCTGCCCCTACAGTGTCCACTCTTGCACTCAACCACTCCTCCAGGGTTGGATTCTTTTCCTGGGGCTTTGAGGAGCCCTGTCATCAAACACTCAAGACTGGGGACCCACCTGGCCAAGCCAATCTACACGGGTGGCATCGGGTCACCTCCTCAGGCTCCTTGACTCCCTGGACCACTAAAAGGGCTACATGGTCTCTCCCAGGACATGCTGTCTGCCCTGATACTCTGAAAACTGAGGACCCTCAGCCCCTCCTGCAGCAGGGACCCAGGCCTCCTCACACCTCCTGCTGATTCTCTGCCCCCAGGCCAAAGCCCCTCTGACAGCTCCACCTCCCTGGCAAGACCCCCAACAACCCTCCATGCAGGGGACCCAGCTGTGCAGGCTCAGGGCAGGGGCAATCTCACCcccaacacaaaacaaacacccCCTCTCCTGTTGGACCAGGACAAGGTTAGTCTGGCCTTGGCCAGTGGCTTGGCCACTCATAACTGTGTCCTGAGCCCACCCTGCTTTCCTCCATATGTCTCAGGGGAGTCCTAGAGGCTACTAGGTGCAGAATGGATGCTGGGAGCGTCTGTCAGTGGTCCTGGGTTAATGATGGGGGGAGCAGAGTCTGGACAGAAACTGGGGTGTCTGTCCAGAAGTGGACACCAGTGCTCAGGACCCAGAGCTGGTAACTCCTGAGAAGAAGGGACTAAGACAGACACAGGGAAGTAAGCTCTGTCCTTTCAGATGTGGGGAGCTGCACTGAGTTACTacgccttccagtcctgatgcaccactGGGATCTAAAGATCATTGTACTCTGATGCAGTAGTGCCATGACTCATGAccaacccccaacccccaccccactcGGATAGCAAGGCCAGTCTTCTGAGTAAGGATAACCCTGGGTTGAGCAACACTCACCTATtcttttgtaatcctacccctttgccctgtttgggatagaaagTGCCATGGAAACTCCCTTtttgtgtccccttctcttgctctgcctttgggtgtggccttcctagatgtctgTCAACCTGCTGACaacagacatcaggaagctagactcagcccctgaaatctgaccccttgcctcatttgaatggcttctccacAATAAAAGGGTTCGGCAtatgcttgctctctctctcttcatggacccataaggtcagaggagccatcacagaaccCCAAAGAAAAGGtatctgtctctgtgtgattatttcatgcagcccaggtcacctggagtgaccttgagtGTTTTAGTCGTGAGAAATTTAAGATCGGGCAAGGTGGGCAGCAACCAAAgcaggcagatttaaaaaggccgCCAAACCAGGCTTTATTGAGACTCACTCCCAGGCAGAACTCCATCAGACCTACAGAGTGGACAGGAGGAGGGGCTGAGGAGAAACCTCGTGGGAGCTCCACTGGACTGGGATTTTACAGGGATCacggcaggaagggaagggcttgggacaggaaaagggatttttagggtcccttgtcccgctggagttggtcaggggagctgGCTGACAttcaggattggccagggggttctgctgattgacaggcgtttccaTGGGTgcctgattgatgtttctttcctgcgcaggctgctttgttctaagtcaccGCTGCTGACCTGACAAAAAACATGACAGTCAGAGACCAGAACATTCCAGGTACCATCCAGCACCTGCTCACTGGAGTCTCAGCCTTGATGATTGTCCCTCACTGACACTGATGTTcactctccctcccctgcccaggcCCTTGTCCCTAGCCTCAGAGATGCTGTTCCCATCTACCAGGTGAGTGTGGGTGATGAACATTCTGGCCCACAGTCTAGCGGGGACCCAGGAGCTGCCCCTCCCCACACCTTCCTGAGATTTCCAGGAAACAGCAGCCAAAACAGGATCCGGGTGgtgagcaggggagggaggggcctgggaacaggagccactgagcccagccGGGAGCAGGCACAGAGCAGTCCCAGGGGGGCCAGGGCCTAGGAGTCTCTGATCCCTGTTCTCAGAAGGACACAGGGTCAGAGGACTCTTGTTTTTTTCAGGAATTACTAAACCCTGAAGTGGACATCTACTGCTGGGTCCATAGCCAAGCTCATGTGGATTCTTAGTTCCCACCAGACAATGCTGCATATGGGCTGAGGGAGGGTCCCACTAGAACCCCAGACCCTCGATGGTGGCGCTTGAGCCCTGGGAGACTGGcacctggaggaggtgggggtcCCTGGGTTTCTGGAGACCCAGACAGGCTGCCCTGGGCTCTGAATGGCCGGAACCAGGCTGCCTGTgcccaggcagagggaagagcccCTGTGGGTCACCTGGAAAGGCGCTGAATAAAGACCCCCTCCCTCCTTCGCTCTTTTGGTTCCTGTGGGAACGTCTCTTGGCAGACACTCCCCTCAGGGTCCAGGTCAGCTCTCTCCTGTGTCACGCAGGGGAATCGTGGTCTCTAAGTTGTTCCCACAGGTTTCTCTTCCTGGGAGACAGGAgctgggaggtgggaccagggCAAAGGTCGGGTCTGTCCACAGGGAAGGGTGAGGgtccccaggccctgcagccAGCAGAGCACTCAGTGGCCCTCACATTCCAGGGACCCACGGTGGCTAGCTCTGGCCACTGATTTCTTTCTTACTCAAAGGCCAGTACTCAGCACATCTTCACCTCTGCTGGGACACGGGACTGTCAGAGTAATCAGGGGAAGGGGCCAGATCCAGACTCAGGCCCTGAACAAGGGCCTCAGGCACTGCCCAAGGCTCCAGCCCTGCCCACCCATCACCTTCCCTGCCTGGTCTCTCCTCTGCACACTCCAGAACCCAGAGCAGAGGCTCAGGGCTTCCCACATGGGGCTCTCCAGATTCCATGGTGATGGGACAGAGGGTCTCCTCCCTGACCTGGGGCCCAGAATGTCCACTGCAGTCTCTTCCACACACTTGGGCCACTGCTCTGCCTCCTTCCCTGAAGACTGAGAAGGGTGACGTTTTCCTGTAGGTTCACTTGGATCAGGCCATCACTTTTCTGGATATTAAGAGTCAATGTACTAAAGCTCAGGGACACTCTCCTAATGCCTAAGAGTTGTCTGTGCTGAGGTGAGAAGTAGGAAGAGACCCTCAAGTGTTCAGCATGACTCGGCTCTAGTGAGGCCCTCTGCATGAACACAGCATCACATCACACACGGTGACTGCTCTCGCCTTGGTGTCCTGGTGCTCTTGGTACAGACTGGCTCCCACACAGTGGCTCCAACAGCAGATACCAAGGTGTCCTGAGCTGCATTCTTCTGGAGAATCCACGGGAGTCAGTTTCCTcaccttttccagcttctagctGCTGCCTGCTTCCCTGGCCTGTGGGCCCGGCTCCATCTTTGAAGAAAGCAAGTGGCCCCTGAAGGCTCTCTGCTCTGCTCCTGCCCCACACCTCTGGCTTCTTCTGTCTGTCctgcttccctctctcccttacAAGGAAAGGACCTTGTGACTACCTGGACCCACCAGATGGACCACAAGAACCTCTCACAATTATATTAGATTATATGATTAATGTGATTAACATGATTCAATTATATGTGATTAATAtttccagaataggcaaatatatatgacagaaaacaCTAGCGGTTTTCTAGGAGTATGGGATTTGGGGGGAAATGGGAGAGTGACTGCTAATAAATATAGAGTTTCTTGTGGAGttgataaaacttttaaaatggatGTTAATAGTGGTGTACAATTCTATGGATACCTAAAACTATTGAGTCAGACTCTTAAAATGGGTGGCTTTTATGGCATGTGTGTTATAACAATAAAGctcaataaagctattataatttttttttaaatttcacctttatttcatttatttgtttttatgtggtgctgagaatcaaacccaggtcctcactcattctaagcaagcactttaccactgagctataaccccaacccaaAGCTATTACaaattaatgagaaaatgttcaacaattcttaaattttttccaCTGCATGTATTCAGTACCGTATTagatatttctgtaatttttcatCAATAATACAATGATCAAAGAAACTCATGGATAAAGGACAGTACATTAtgattaattctatttttacccattctcttgttctttttccttctgaagTTTTCagtattctgttattttttatgtatttatttattttgatacctaGGGATTGAAACTGGTAGGGgctctttatcactgagctatgtccccagttttgttttgtttgggttttttttgagacagggtctcactaagtcacccaggctggcctcaaacttgacatcctcctAACTTGGCCTCCTaaatcactagaattacaggcatataccactgaaTCTGGCcttttagctatttttaaaaactaataattttcTTCATCAAAGAATGTCCTTATTTTCCCTTTAATCCAGAAAAATGTTCCCCTGGCAACTGGGCATGACACTGCCATTTTATCAGGCCAATCTGTCCACTCCCTAGACATAGCTGGCCCTCCTCATACCTTCCACATCTCCATACTCTCATGGACCACAGGACAAAGCACAAGGGTAACTCTACAACTTTATTTGGTTAATCAAAGGGGTCTGGGCGTTGATACAGCTGGATGGTCAGTACCTGAAGACAAGCAGGAGGCCTAAGAGAATTCCCCAAGAAGGATCTTGACTAGAGGGCCCCGCACCAACAGTCTGGGACTTCTGTATGATGTTGAGGACCTCAGTCACTTTGATACTTCCAATATGATGAAAATCTGATAAGAGATTCTGATATTTACGAGCACAGCCCAAGATGAGGAAGGTGGTATTGAGCGTCCCtataaggaagaaagggaagattcAGGGACGTTTCAAGAGAGACATTACCCAGAAGCTCCTCACAAACCAGGACACCTCCTTTTCCCACTAACACACCAGGCACCTTACCCCTTCCTCCTTGGAATTCTTGTGACTGGTCCCCTCTACCCAGAATCCCATCTCCAGACCCCATCAGCCTCTCTCAGAGGTTTGTTTGAAGTTATTGACAGCACCTGGCATACAGCAAGCATTTGATAAACAAAGTTCCTCTCCTCTCACCTGCCTGAAATTTGAAGGTGGAACTGAAACAGCTATGGGCAACAGAGGGACAAGTCTCAGAGGAGACAAAATTTGGAAGACACTCCTCATTGTGCCTGCCCACACATGTTGGGCAAGTATTCGAAGAACTTGAGGTAGACTTAGCAGATTTGGCCTTGAGCCTCACAAAAGGCTGCAAGTTGGTGAGGTTATTGCAGAGAAAGGTCCGGCAAACGTGACTATAGGAGGCAATGGACACTCCAGGAGGTGAAACAAGGTAGGAGACTTGTTGATGGTAAGATAAGCTTGAAGTGCAGCCTTTAAACCCCACAACTCCCCTTCTGGTCCCTGAGGAGCAGAGGATTAGAGAGTTCTGATCAGTGTCATTGGCCTCACTCAAAGTCCACCCTTCTCCCTCATCATCTGTgccctctctgcccaccccacACCTTTGCTTCTTCCCCATGTTCACTCATTGCAGCTGCATGAGGCTCAGATGCGAGGTCTCCATCTTGGTCTCTTTAACCTTCTCCCTACAGGAGTCCCTCTGCTCTTCCCTGTGTCCCATCCCTTTTTCTACCCCATATTTCCCCCTCCTCCAAGATCCGCCCATCTCCATTTTGTGCTCTTCATCAGCCCACAATACAAACAGCTGGGACCATCACTGCTCTTGCCAGTATCCTGACATATTCCCAAACATACAATGACGTCAATATCTGGAACTCTAGTCCTGAGTGCTGGGAGTGGAGCTAGGGATAGAAGAGTGAGCAGAAGGAGATTATTAAACCCACCCCACTTCACCTGACTCAATGAGCACTAGTGTCTCCTCACAGCCTTCTCTCAGCTTACACACCATGCTCCTCATCAGAAGCCACCTCCAGTTATGGAAGGTAACAGCTCTGAATGCTGAGGCTCTTGCTTCATAGCACAAAAGAGTATCAGCCCCTAAAAAGAGAATGAACTTCCAGGCATCTGCCCCATATCACCTTCTCAGGCCCtgagttccaaccaagaattcAGCCTTGGACCTAGATACCCAGCCCTCCTTCCCCAAGTGACATGAATCCAGCCTCCCACCTTTTGAGGTCTTAATAGCATTCAGCCCCGAAAGACATACAAGGTAGAGAAGAGATGGCCCCTAGGAGGCAGAGCAGATGCACAGGTCTCAAATGCTGGGATCCCATGGTCCTGTGTCTGGGTCCTGTATGCTAAAAGTCAGTCTGGAACCAATTTCAGCGTGGGTTCCAAATTCAGTTCTTGGCAGTCCCTAAATTCTCTGTTCACCCACTTCTGGGTCACTGTTTCTGGAGCAGAAAGTTGACTGCATCAGTTACTTGAGGACTTCAGGAACACAGGCTCCCCATTTCCATGGTCTCCCCTCCAATCTAACCCATTCCCACCACATCAGCTTCTCAAAGCACAGCTCTAATTCTCCCACTTAGGTCTTCCCACTAGCCTTGGTCGGATCTGAAGGACCACTATTGCACAGGCTGTTCTCCAGtcagacacaatgaaagcagaaAAGCAAATGGATGCTCACAATTCCTATGAGTGGAAGTCAGTCAAAAGACTACTACacaccacttggctcaataaagaaactagaaaatactTATGACAGAATAATATTATAATGCATACCATACACGAGTACATGCCAAATCCACTGAAAACTCAATAACATCTGTAGACTAGTTAAGAGTATTGTACCAATTTCTATTTCTCACTCATATGCTAGGTTATATAACATGTCTTCATGGGGAAACTAGAGGAAGGGTTCAAGATACTTCATGTATTATTTTCGCAACTTTCTATGAGCCAATAATCATTTCACAATTGAGagatttgggttttctttttaaaaacaacaacatacCAAATTTTAGGATACAATAGTATTTACAAGTaaacctatatttttaaataaatttatcaggaaaaaagaaacattgaaaaataaatatgttcatgaATTAGCTCAAGAGGTTGTATAAGGAAAAATGAAGCACACACTCccaaaataagaatagaaataaaaaggatggcagaaatcaatgaaacagtAAACAACAACActcattattataaaaaaaaaaaaacctaatgttcattctttgaaaagattaataatataattatctGGCAAATGTGCTCAAGAGAaaagatgcaaataaaataagaatgaaaaatgggAAGTGACAGcagatgttttataaataataaaagtatcatTAACAACTCTACATTGATAAATTTGAAAACCCAGATGCAgtgaataaacttttaaaataagagaaaatgccAAAATTAGCATAAGAATATACATAATGCAGCactgggagtgcagctcagtgatacagcacttgcctagcacacttacggccctgggttcaatccccaataaggGGGGCTGGAGGAATAGCCAAGGACCTCCTGAAAATCAACCAGAAAGAGACAGCAACCCTGTAGGAAAATGGACGGAGTATATGTAGAGGCAATCCTCAGACAAGCAAGCAAGAAAGGCTAACAAACACACCTAgcaacaatcagagaaatgcagcCTCCTCAAACTGTACATCTCTTGGACTGACTATAATCAGGAAGCTGGAAACAGACAAGTTTTGGCAGTAATGTGGGGATAAAGGGGTCCTTGTGCACTGCTGTTCATGTGATGGTTGGTGGGATGGTGGATAGGGTTCTTTTCCAGATCCTGAGGAACAGAGGAGTTGAGAGTTCTGATCAGTGTCTCAGGCCCAACACAGCATTGCAGAAGGAAGTCCGACAATATTTAATCAAATTAGGTATGTAAATATGCACTTCTGGTATATCCTGGATACAAAATTTTCCACCTTTGGGTTTATGAGAATGCAAGCATTATTGTGATGGGTAAGCGGAGGCAATAGGCACATCCCTTCCTGAGACCAACTGAACACACAATATGAAGGGATATACACCACACAATATCATGGCAGTTAGAAGCAACTGATTAGATGTACACTTGTGTATGTGCATGGGTCAGAAAAGTACAGATGTGATTATTTTAAGTAGTAAATAATAATATCATGagcataaatttgaaaatgtgcaGAAAACTCTACACAATTTTGGGACAATCCACA is a window of Ictidomys tridecemlineatus isolate mIctTri1 chromosome 15, mIctTri1.hap1, whole genome shotgun sequence DNA encoding:
- the Lypd4 gene encoding ly6/PLAUR domain-containing protein 4 isoform X1; this encodes MGSQHLRPVHLLCLLGAISSLPWADTLLCYEARASAFRAVTFHNWRWLLMRSMVCKLREGCEETLVLIESGTRRGVVGFKGCTSSLSYHQQVSYLVSPPGVSIASYSHVCRTFLCNNLTNLQPFVRLKAKSAKSTSSSSNTCPTCVGRHNEECLPNFVSSETCPSVAHSCFSSTFKFQAGTLNTTFLILGCARKYQNLLSDFHHIGSIKVTEVLNIIQKSQTVGAGPSSQDPSWGILLGLLLVFRY